The following are encoded in a window of Paenibacillus polymyxa genomic DNA:
- a CDS encoding efflux RND transporter periplasmic adaptor subunit, with protein sequence MNSRAILVNLLVIIIILAGGGAAAYYYNQSANYIKTDNAQVSGQAVTVASPGAGKLTGWNAEVGKTYTAGSTLGSVEGGGSRISVTIPTDGTIVQQSAVNNSTVGAGTPLAKAFDLNNLWITANIDETAVQDLQVGQTVDVYIDAYPDTSLSGKLEKIGLATASTFSLLPTSNTTANYTKVTQVVPVNISIQGYKGLGIIPGMSATIRVHK encoded by the coding sequence ATGAATTCACGCGCCATATTAGTCAACCTGCTAGTTATTATCATTATTCTGGCAGGTGGTGGAGCCGCCGCCTATTACTACAATCAATCCGCCAACTACATAAAAACCGATAATGCCCAAGTGAGCGGACAAGCAGTTACCGTTGCCTCTCCAGGCGCTGGCAAACTCACTGGCTGGAATGCTGAAGTTGGTAAGACCTACACCGCTGGAAGCACGCTTGGTAGTGTAGAAGGAGGAGGAAGCCGAATTAGCGTTACGATTCCAACCGATGGTACCATCGTACAGCAATCTGCAGTCAACAACTCGACTGTTGGGGCAGGCACACCCTTAGCGAAGGCTTTTGATCTAAACAATTTATGGATTACCGCCAATATTGACGAAACGGCTGTACAAGATCTTCAAGTAGGACAGACGGTAGATGTATATATTGATGCTTACCCGGATACGTCCCTGAGCGGTAAACTCGAAAAGATCGGCCTGGCGACCGCATCAACTTTTTCACTACTGCCCACTTCTAACACCACTGCCAACTATACCAAGGTGACACAGGTCGTGCCTGTCAATATTTCCATTCAAGGTTACAAAGGGCTGGGTATTATCCCGGGAATGAGTGCGACCATCAGAGTTCACAAGTAG
- a CDS encoding DHA2 family efflux MFS transporter permease subunit, producing the protein MDQKMSVGRILSVLLLGAFISILNQTLLNVAIPHLMNDFNVSATTVQWLSTGYMLTNGILIPITAFLIESFGTRALFISAMGLFTAGSVVCATSTGFAPMLVGRVIQASGAGIIMPVVMNVFLTVFPPEKRGAAMGTMGIAMMFAPAVGPTLSGWIVEHYSWRLLFLLVIPLAIIDILFAIRWLKNVSKLTKPNFDLLGTIFSTLGFGFLLYGFSSAGDKGWDSNTVILTLAAGVVFIVMFIVRELNMVQPMLEFRVFKYDIFTVSTLVGATVNMTMFGGMLLLPIYLQNIRGFTPLQSGLLLLPGALLMGVMSPISGAVFDRIGARPLAIIGLIITAVTTWEFSLLTDATTYGHIMIIYTIRSFGMSLLMMSVQTEGLNQLPAHLGSHGTAMSNTVRQIAGSIGTAWLITVMSSRTTIHVADYANVATTANVPLTEGVAQLGQTLAQTAGISTESGSSLALQQVYRSAVTESTIHGINDAFIIATGIALAGLLFSLFLRRSTPRRR; encoded by the coding sequence ATGGATCAAAAAATGTCCGTCGGACGTATTCTGTCCGTGCTGCTGCTAGGCGCCTTCATTTCGATTTTGAATCAAACGCTGCTCAACGTGGCCATTCCACATTTGATGAATGATTTTAATGTATCTGCAACAACCGTTCAATGGCTATCCACCGGATATATGCTAACCAACGGGATTCTGATTCCTATCACTGCTTTTCTGATTGAGTCATTCGGAACACGTGCGCTATTCATCTCCGCGATGGGGTTATTTACGGCCGGGTCTGTCGTCTGTGCTACCAGTACCGGCTTTGCGCCTATGCTGGTTGGACGCGTTATTCAGGCCAGCGGAGCGGGCATTATCATGCCTGTGGTCATGAACGTGTTCCTGACTGTGTTTCCCCCCGAAAAACGAGGCGCTGCTATGGGGACCATGGGGATTGCCATGATGTTTGCCCCGGCGGTTGGACCGACTTTATCCGGTTGGATTGTGGAGCACTATAGTTGGAGACTGCTATTTTTGCTGGTGATTCCGTTGGCAATCATTGATATTCTGTTTGCCATACGCTGGCTCAAAAATGTATCCAAGCTAACGAAACCGAACTTTGATCTGTTGGGAACCATCTTTTCCACACTGGGCTTTGGCTTCCTACTGTATGGCTTTAGTTCAGCTGGAGACAAGGGCTGGGACAGCAATACGGTAATACTTACACTCGCTGCCGGGGTTGTGTTTATTGTAATGTTTATCGTGCGCGAGCTGAATATGGTACAGCCGATGCTGGAGTTCCGTGTGTTTAAATATGATATTTTTACCGTATCGACCTTAGTCGGGGCTACCGTCAACATGACGATGTTTGGCGGGATGCTGCTGCTACCGATCTATTTGCAAAATATACGCGGCTTTACGCCGCTGCAATCCGGTCTGCTGCTGTTGCCGGGTGCACTGCTGATGGGTGTGATGTCACCGATATCAGGGGCAGTATTTGACCGTATAGGCGCAAGGCCATTGGCGATCATTGGACTGATTATTACAGCAGTCACAACCTGGGAATTCAGTCTGCTGACCGATGCCACCACCTACGGACATATTATGATCATCTATACGATTCGCAGCTTCGGAATGTCATTGCTGATGATGTCCGTCCAGACGGAAGGGCTAAACCAGCTACCTGCCCATCTCGGTAGCCACGGTACAGCCATGTCCAACACAGTACGGCAAATTGCCGGGTCTATCGGTACCGCTTGGCTCATTACTGTAATGAGCAGCCGAACGACAATTCATGTAGCGGATTATGCGAATGTCGCTACCACCGCCAATGTTCCTTTAACCGAAGGGGTAGCACAGTTGGGACAAACCCTCGCGCAAACGGCGGGCATTTCAACAGAAAGTGGCTCATCGTTGGCGCTACAACAGGTGTACCGAAGTGCCGTTACAGAATCAACGATCCATGGCATTAATGATGCCTTCATCATTGCTACAGGGATTGCGCTGGCGGGGCTATTGTTTTCCTTGTTCTTACGACGATCTACGCCGCGCCGAAGATAG
- a CDS encoding heavy metal translocating P-type ATPase, producing MQATQRLQDTLSPSNRTLSKKSGSGRPGPNRKPQFQLKSMLKNKEMQAALGSGLLMLMAWGASHWWQWLSVILYVVSYALGGWSKAREGVETLIREHDLDVNLLMIAASLGAAAIGYWNEGAMLIFIFALSGALESYTTERSSKDISELMALKPETALRLSREGTETVGIEQLLPGDLLLVKPGELIPADGRISKGVSAVNQASITGESVPVNKVEGDEVYAGTINGEGVLYVEVSQSSEDTLFSKIIRMVEEAQTEVPDSQRFIKTFESVYARIVVAVTLIVIAGAPIALGWTWAAAFYKAMVFLVVASPCALVSSIMPVMLSAISNRARRGILFKGGAHVENMALTSVVAFDKTGTLTMGSPVVTDWITAAEYDADELLHIVATIESYSLHPLARAIVAKAETELGQRELLPTEQVQALTGWGMEGIIGGVKWKIGRTDVLDGPSPLAEPEWMESRARLEAEGKTVSIILADDRIAGMLALRDELRPQAQESVKRLQAQGIRVVMLTGDRPETAAVIAEQAGVDAVYAGLMPEDKVSHIRMLREQYGHVVMVGDGVNDAPALTAATVGLGMGMHGSGAALEVADVVLMNDGIEEIAPTIALARKAQRVVKQNMVFAVSVILLLVISNFVQDIALPFGVIGHEGSTILVILNGLRLLRS from the coding sequence ATGCAAGCTACTCAACGATTACAAGATACATTGTCTCCCTCTAACCGAACCCTTTCAAAAAAAAGTGGCAGCGGACGACCCGGTCCGAATCGCAAGCCGCAATTTCAGCTTAAAAGCATGCTGAAAAATAAGGAGATGCAAGCTGCTCTAGGTAGTGGATTGCTGATGCTGATGGCATGGGGAGCCTCCCATTGGTGGCAATGGCTATCGGTCATTCTGTATGTAGTGTCCTATGCCCTTGGGGGCTGGTCCAAAGCCAGAGAAGGGGTCGAAACACTGATCCGAGAACATGATCTGGATGTTAATCTGCTCATGATCGCTGCCTCTCTAGGAGCTGCGGCCATTGGCTATTGGAATGAAGGAGCCATGCTGATCTTTATTTTTGCACTCAGCGGTGCGCTGGAGAGCTATACCACCGAGCGTAGTAGTAAGGATATTTCTGAGCTCATGGCGTTGAAGCCGGAAACGGCTTTGCGCTTGTCTCGCGAGGGGACGGAAACAGTCGGCATTGAGCAACTGTTGCCAGGCGACCTGCTGCTGGTGAAGCCGGGCGAACTGATTCCGGCGGACGGCCGAATCTCCAAGGGCGTTTCGGCAGTGAATCAGGCATCTATTACCGGGGAGTCTGTTCCGGTAAATAAGGTGGAAGGTGACGAAGTATATGCGGGCACCATTAATGGAGAAGGCGTGCTATATGTAGAGGTTAGTCAGTCCTCAGAGGACACTTTATTTTCAAAAATCATTCGTATGGTGGAAGAGGCTCAGACCGAAGTTCCTGATTCCCAGCGGTTTATTAAAACGTTCGAATCGGTGTACGCCCGAATTGTTGTTGCTGTCACGCTGATCGTCATTGCCGGTGCACCCATCGCATTAGGCTGGACGTGGGCAGCAGCGTTCTACAAGGCTATGGTTTTCCTCGTCGTGGCCTCACCCTGTGCGCTCGTGTCATCCATTATGCCAGTGATGCTATCGGCCATTTCCAACCGTGCCCGACGGGGCATCCTGTTCAAAGGTGGCGCACATGTGGAGAATATGGCATTGACTTCTGTTGTTGCTTTTGACAAAACAGGCACGTTAACGATGGGGTCACCTGTCGTCACGGATTGGATTACCGCCGCAGAATACGATGCCGATGAGCTACTGCACATTGTCGCTACAATTGAAAGTTATTCTTTGCATCCGCTGGCGCGAGCGATTGTAGCCAAAGCCGAAACTGAATTGGGACAGAGAGAGCTTCTCCCAACTGAGCAAGTGCAGGCACTCACTGGATGGGGGATGGAAGGCATCATAGGCGGGGTGAAATGGAAAATCGGTCGCACAGATGTGCTGGATGGACCTAGTCCTCTGGCAGAGCCAGAGTGGATGGAGAGTCGGGCCCGGCTGGAAGCTGAGGGCAAAACCGTATCCATCATCCTCGCGGATGATCGGATTGCCGGAATGCTGGCACTACGTGATGAGCTGCGTCCGCAGGCTCAAGAGTCCGTGAAACGCCTGCAAGCGCAGGGTATCCGGGTTGTCATGCTAACCGGAGACCGTCCAGAAACGGCCGCTGTGATCGCGGAGCAGGCCGGAGTCGACGCTGTATATGCTGGCTTAATGCCGGAGGACAAAGTCAGCCATATTCGTATGCTGCGGGAGCAGTACGGGCATGTCGTCATGGTCGGCGACGGTGTGAACGACGCTCCTGCGTTGACAGCAGCAACCGTAGGACTAGGCATGGGGATGCATGGCAGCGGAGCAGCGCTAGAGGTCGCTGACGTGGTACTGATGAACGATGGAATCGAGGAGATCGCTCCGACGATAGCACTGGCGCGCAAGGCGCAGCGGGTGGTCAAACAAAATATGGTCTTCGCGGTAAGTGTCATTTTGCTGCTTGTGATCAGCAACTTTGTGCAGGATATAGCCTTGCCATTTGGGGTTATTGGGCATGAAGGCAGCACAATACTGGTCATTTTGAATGGCCTGCGCTTATTGCGGTCATAG
- a CDS encoding PEP-utilizing protein, whose amino-acid sequence MEAKLMHVFAELLGGKNSRDLKVPEPGMEAAAQRLAMETLKAGSHEASATQEEDPLGWLVGLAEQGVISRAEALMAANPELLGETMLNNDNDIGQAMGTLLKWSDEYRRTSIRIYADAPASLSRISTETASEIGSYDGYSLLHGPLSLASGRVGKLCYAYLDVAESGQTIHAPDGEPDPILIPGSRASDTYKTFNQASGLPGLCEHLSRRIISLLETQYESLFESLNGSPLTIALIEQNNAVGIGSLQDMQLEALLRAALRSVRQGGEPKLEIIVRNPADVDEFRATRDWIDGVAEQTLCGRLRCIPYRVGVLLTVAPSLVPNVSQTGNRQAARSGESANSNNMFKVSARQIKQVAQAADLARFADTVILEVIPTLSDDIRAEEQLIPSGVDGHENNSDTIKCIMEAVRRVKPELPLWVAIDEINHSLVRISIWENELTGVICPDTAVPTARLAAARLGLQQPADRQHTSGTAHNHAWKFPLA is encoded by the coding sequence ATGGAGGCTAAACTGATGCATGTATTCGCAGAGCTGTTGGGTGGCAAAAATAGCCGGGATCTCAAAGTTCCAGAGCCGGGTATGGAGGCTGCTGCACAGAGGTTGGCTATGGAGACGCTAAAGGCAGGCAGCCATGAAGCATCTGCTACACAGGAGGAAGATCCGTTGGGCTGGCTGGTTGGTTTAGCTGAGCAGGGCGTAATCAGTCGAGCAGAGGCTTTGATGGCTGCGAATCCGGAATTACTTGGGGAAACGATGCTGAATAACGATAACGATATTGGGCAAGCAATGGGCACACTCCTAAAATGGAGCGATGAATACAGGCGCACCTCCATACGGATTTATGCCGATGCTCCTGCAAGTTTGAGTCGTATAAGCACAGAGACAGCATCGGAAATAGGCAGTTATGACGGTTATAGTCTTCTGCATGGTCCCTTGTCACTGGCATCTGGCCGTGTAGGGAAACTATGCTATGCCTATCTGGACGTAGCAGAGTCTGGACAGACGATTCATGCCCCTGACGGGGAGCCTGATCCCATCCTTATTCCCGGTTCACGTGCATCTGACACGTACAAAACCTTTAACCAGGCATCTGGCCTGCCTGGATTGTGTGAGCATTTGTCCCGTCGAATTATCAGTTTGCTGGAAACACAATATGAAAGCTTATTCGAGTCTTTGAACGGATCACCACTCACTATAGCCCTAATTGAGCAGAACAATGCAGTGGGTATTGGAAGCTTGCAAGATATGCAGCTGGAGGCATTACTGCGTGCGGCGTTGCGGAGCGTGCGGCAGGGGGGAGAACCCAAGCTGGAGATTATAGTGCGCAATCCGGCTGACGTGGACGAATTCCGGGCAACGCGAGACTGGATTGACGGCGTTGCAGAGCAGACTTTATGCGGGCGTCTTCGGTGCATTCCATATCGGGTAGGCGTGCTTTTGACAGTTGCCCCGTCTTTGGTGCCTAACGTAAGCCAAACAGGGAACAGGCAAGCCGCACGGTCGGGGGAGTCAGCCAATTCCAATAACATGTTCAAAGTGAGCGCACGGCAGATCAAGCAGGTGGCTCAAGCTGCAGATCTGGCACGTTTTGCCGATACGGTCATTTTAGAAGTCATACCAACTCTATCCGATGACATTAGGGCTGAGGAGCAGTTGATTCCATCCGGTGTCGATGGTCATGAGAATAATAGTGATACGATAAAATGCATAATGGAAGCTGTTCGACGTGTAAAGCCTGAGCTTCCTTTATGGGTAGCAATAGATGAAATTAACCATTCTCTGGTTAGGATTTCGATCTGGGAGAATGAGCTGACGGGGGTCATTTGCCCGGACACAGCGGTTCCCACTGCACGCCTTGCGGCTGCGCGTTTGGGACTGCAACAGCCCGCAGATCGTCAGCACACTTCAGGAACTGCACACAATCATGCGTGGAAGTTTCCTTTAGCCTGA
- a CDS encoding heavy metal translocating P-type ATPase → MDALKRTERHEWILEGLDCANCALKIENGVSKIEGVMDCSVNFVTKTLTMTTSSDQKEEVFRQTERKVHRLEPHVRMVVKNARGRLREDSRSNAGAVQPDCTDGCACGHEHHSEGEGHTQEIGQHASHSHAGHHHGAHGKQAHTHDGHDHGDHAHEHHNHHAEHEHGEATHAHSHSHGDDSHAGHTHDHGTDGMRRMIARLAIGAVVAAIAWWLPVEGVGKLALFLLAYIIVGGDVVLQAARSLVRGMAFDEYFLMTLATVGAFAIGEYPEGVAVMFFYQIGELFQGIAVNRSRKSISDLMDIRPDYANLKTAESVRRVSPEDVRIGDLIVIKPGEKIPLDGKVIDGKSHVDTSALTGESVPRTVEQGSNVLSGFINTNGLLTVEVSKEFSESAVSKILELVQNASAKKAPTEKFITKFSRYYTPVVVIVALLLAVVPPLVVPGAHFADWVYRALVFLVISCPCALVVSIPLGFFGGIGAASRSGVLIKGGNYLEALNHVKYAVFDKTGTLTKGVFRVTGIYPAGDFTNETLLETAALAELHSTHPIAASLRESYGKELRAERVQQYSEISGHGIQAQIDGRLVSAGNAKLMEREHVAFNVAQQAGTLDEGTVVHVAVDGTYAGCILISDEVKEDAAQTVASLKKLGVVKTIMLTGDNRTVAEAVGRQLGLDEVRAELLPQHKAEAIEQLSASKKTSDKILFVGDGINDTPVLALADVGVAMGGLGSDAAIEAADIVIMNDEPSRLVTAIHIAKRTRRIVWQNIIFALGVKAVFLTLGAFGIATMWEAVFSDVGVTLLAVLNVMRVLKVRSYE, encoded by the coding sequence ATGGATGCTCTAAAAAGAACGGAACGGCATGAATGGATTTTGGAAGGTTTGGATTGCGCCAACTGTGCTCTCAAGATTGAAAATGGAGTCAGTAAAATAGAAGGGGTCATGGATTGCTCGGTCAATTTTGTTACGAAAACGTTGACGATGACCACAAGTTCGGATCAAAAGGAAGAGGTTTTTCGCCAGACTGAACGGAAAGTTCACAGACTCGAGCCGCATGTTCGAATGGTTGTAAAAAATGCTCGTGGACGCCTGCGTGAAGACAGCCGAAGCAATGCTGGTGCAGTACAGCCAGACTGCACAGATGGTTGTGCATGCGGTCATGAGCATCATAGTGAAGGTGAAGGGCATACACAGGAGATCGGGCAACATGCTTCTCACAGCCACGCTGGTCATCATCATGGAGCACATGGCAAGCAAGCCCATACGCACGATGGACACGACCACGGGGATCATGCACACGAGCATCACAACCACCATGCAGAGCACGAACATGGTGAAGCCACCCACGCTCATTCACATTCGCATGGAGATGATAGCCACGCTGGGCATACGCATGATCACGGTACGGACGGTATGCGCCGCATGATTGCGCGTTTGGCTATTGGTGCGGTCGTTGCGGCTATTGCCTGGTGGTTACCTGTCGAAGGTGTAGGCAAGTTGGCCCTATTTTTACTGGCATATATCATCGTTGGCGGTGATGTTGTCTTGCAGGCTGCACGCAGTTTGGTACGTGGAATGGCCTTTGACGAATACTTCCTGATGACGCTGGCTACTGTTGGTGCATTTGCGATTGGGGAATACCCGGAAGGCGTAGCTGTCATGTTCTTTTATCAAATCGGAGAACTGTTTCAAGGCATTGCAGTTAACCGTTCACGTAAATCCATCAGTGATCTGATGGATATTAGACCGGACTATGCCAACCTGAAGACGGCTGAGTCCGTACGGAGAGTGTCCCCAGAAGACGTTCGCATTGGGGATTTGATTGTGATTAAGCCGGGCGAGAAGATCCCGCTGGATGGTAAAGTTATAGATGGTAAATCGCATGTGGATACCTCTGCGTTGACTGGTGAATCCGTGCCTCGTACCGTAGAGCAGGGAAGCAACGTGTTGAGTGGATTTATCAATACGAACGGACTTCTAACGGTAGAGGTTAGCAAAGAATTTAGTGAATCGGCGGTCTCGAAAATTTTGGAATTAGTGCAAAATGCGAGTGCCAAAAAAGCGCCGACTGAAAAGTTTATCACGAAATTTTCCAGATACTATACTCCAGTAGTGGTTATTGTAGCGCTGTTGTTGGCGGTTGTTCCACCGCTTGTTGTGCCGGGTGCACATTTTGCAGATTGGGTATACCGTGCGCTTGTTTTCCTCGTTATTTCTTGTCCTTGTGCGCTGGTAGTATCCATTCCACTGGGCTTCTTTGGGGGAATTGGGGCAGCCTCCCGTTCAGGTGTCCTGATCAAGGGCGGGAACTATCTTGAAGCTCTGAATCATGTGAAATACGCTGTTTTTGATAAAACAGGCACACTCACCAAAGGTGTTTTCCGTGTAACAGGGATTTATCCTGCCGGAGATTTTACAAACGAAACCCTGCTCGAAACCGCCGCTTTGGCGGAGCTGCATTCCACACATCCTATTGCTGCTTCTCTGCGTGAATCCTACGGTAAAGAACTCAGAGCAGAACGGGTTCAGCAATATAGTGAAATATCCGGTCACGGGATTCAGGCACAAATTGATGGTCGTCTGGTATCAGCCGGAAACGCCAAGCTGATGGAGCGGGAGCATGTGGCTTTTAACGTGGCGCAGCAAGCAGGGACGCTGGATGAAGGAACGGTCGTACATGTGGCTGTAGACGGAACGTATGCCGGGTGCATTCTGATTTCAGATGAGGTTAAGGAAGACGCAGCCCAAACGGTTGCTTCACTGAAAAAGTTGGGTGTGGTGAAAACCATCATGCTGACGGGTGACAATCGGACTGTTGCCGAGGCCGTAGGACGACAGTTGGGTTTGGATGAAGTACGGGCAGAGCTGTTACCTCAGCACAAAGCCGAAGCCATCGAGCAGTTGTCTGCAAGTAAAAAAACGAGCGACAAAATTTTGTTCGTAGGCGATGGGATTAATGATACACCCGTACTGGCGCTGGCAGATGTCGGTGTAGCGATGGGCGGTTTGGGATCGGATGCTGCGATTGAGGCGGCAGATATCGTAATCATGAACGACGAGCCTTCAAGGCTGGTTACGGCGATCCATATCGCCAAGCGCACACGTCGTATCGTATGGCAAAACATTATATTTGCGCTAGGTGTCAAAGCTGTGTTTCTTACGCTGGGAGCATTCGGTATTGCTACGATGTGGGAGGCTGTATTTTCCGATGTAGGTGTAACATTGCTAGCTGTATTGAATGTGATGCGTGTATTGAAGGTTCGTTCTTACGAGTAA
- a CDS encoding ArsR/SmtB family transcription factor produces MNSETEALDCEPACHGSDQEIERIKSSLVEDSIAYKMSELFKALGDPTRIKLIYALAQKELCVHDLTQVLNMGQSAVSHQLRYLRNLRIVKRRKEGKTVFYSLDDNHVEQIFLQTHQHISHQ; encoded by the coding sequence ATGAATTCTGAAACGGAAGCTTTGGATTGCGAGCCGGCTTGTCACGGTTCAGATCAGGAAATTGAGCGCATAAAATCTTCCCTTGTTGAGGATTCCATCGCATACAAAATGTCGGAGCTGTTCAAAGCACTGGGTGACCCGACACGAATCAAGCTGATTTATGCCCTGGCACAAAAAGAACTGTGTGTTCATGATCTGACCCAGGTGTTGAACATGGGACAATCTGCGGTATCCCACCAGCTTCGTTATTTGCGCAACCTGCGTATTGTCAAACGACGCAAAGAAGGCAAGACGGTGTTTTATTCACTGGATGATAATCATGTGGAGCAGATCTTTTTGCAAACCCATCAGCACATATCACATCAATAG
- a CDS encoding NADH:flavin oxidoreductase, with protein sequence MNTELLFKPFKLGNLSLPNRIVMAPMTRNFSPQGIPGPDVAAYYRRRAENAVGLIITEGTAINHPAAVEHTSIPNFYGEGLKGWAKVVEEVHAVGGKIIPQLWHVGTARKIGADNQPNPEALPVGPSGISPAGEKVVEPLTEAEIADIISAYAQAAADAQRVGFDGIELHGAHGYLIDQFFWDKTNKRTDQYGGNLVQRTRFAVEVIEACRRAVGPNFPIVLRFSQWKMYHYEEKLAQTPQELEQFLTPLVKAGVDVFHCSSRRFWEPEFEGSDLNLAAWTKKITGKPVITVGSIGLEKAFLSDLENNNRQTDQSSNVEARLEQLVGQVEREEADLVAVGRALLVDPAFAVKLRDQQIDEIIPYSDEVLKTLN encoded by the coding sequence ATGAACACAGAATTACTGTTTAAACCTTTTAAGTTAGGTAATTTATCTCTTCCCAATCGGATTGTTATGGCGCCCATGACACGGAATTTTTCTCCTCAAGGTATTCCAGGGCCTGACGTGGCCGCGTATTATCGTCGCCGTGCCGAAAATGCAGTAGGATTGATTATTACAGAGGGAACTGCTATTAATCATCCCGCAGCTGTGGAGCACACAAGCATTCCTAATTTTTATGGTGAGGGATTAAAGGGGTGGGCCAAGGTAGTTGAGGAGGTTCATGCGGTAGGTGGCAAGATTATACCGCAGCTCTGGCATGTGGGTACGGCCCGTAAAATAGGTGCAGATAATCAACCGAATCCCGAGGCATTGCCTGTCGGTCCATCCGGTATCTCTCCCGCCGGCGAAAAGGTGGTTGAGCCATTGACGGAGGCTGAGATTGCAGATATTATCTCCGCTTATGCACAGGCCGCTGCCGATGCCCAGCGAGTGGGTTTTGACGGTATTGAGCTTCATGGAGCACATGGCTATTTAATTGATCAATTTTTTTGGGACAAAACCAATAAGCGCACCGACCAATACGGAGGCAACTTGGTCCAGCGTACTCGGTTTGCGGTGGAGGTCATTGAGGCTTGTCGTCGTGCAGTAGGGCCGAATTTCCCAATTGTATTGCGATTCTCCCAGTGGAAGATGTACCATTATGAAGAAAAGCTGGCCCAAACACCACAGGAACTTGAACAGTTTCTCACTCCATTAGTGAAGGCCGGGGTGGATGTATTCCATTGCTCAAGCCGCCGTTTTTGGGAACCGGAATTTGAAGGGTCTGATCTAAATTTGGCAGCTTGGACCAAAAAGATAACAGGCAAGCCAGTGATTACTGTGGGCTCGATTGGTTTGGAGAAGGCCTTTTTGAGTGATTTGGAAAATAATAATCGTCAAACCGATCAATCCAGTAATGTAGAGGCAAGATTAGAACAACTCGTGGGGCAAGTAGAACGAGAGGAAGCTGATCTGGTTGCGGTTGGGCGTGCTTTGCTGGTTGATCCAGCGTTTGCGGTGAAGTTACGTGATCAACAAATAGATGAAATTATTCCTTACAGTGATGAAGTATTAAAAACGTTGAATTAA